The proteins below are encoded in one region of Methylobacillus flagellatus KT:
- a CDS encoding ShlB/FhaC/HecB family hemolysin secretion/activation protein, with translation MLPSRYGLWALLILLYASPSSAAIEPIDTSAQEQLQQQERLRILRQQQETAPDARQPGLHPSAPLAYPTEESPCFTIRQISLEGEHTDLFQFALQSVLQGEHLAIGRCLGAQGINTVMSHMQNTLVAQGFVTTRILAGSQDLSNGHLRLTVIPGKVRQIRFAPDSSPRIRYGNALPIAPGNILNLRAIEQGLENLKRSPTSDADIQIEPAKGNAQPGESDLVIRYHQALPFRITFSADDGGFDSTGKYQGGVTLSGDNLLGLSDLLYINLNQDLGGGDRGSRGSHGKTLHYSIPFGHWLLGATGSNYRYHQEVAGLNQSYLYSGRTQNAEFRLSRMVYRSAVNKTQISAGSFFRKSFNYVDDTEVEVQRRRTAGWALGVNQSWYLGQAILDYTFTFRRGTGAQQALKAPEEAFGEGTSRMEVLTADISFMTPLFFLAPWGSQSLRYAANIRAQSNFTPLTPQDRFAIGNRYTVRGFDGQLTLSADHGWFIRNDFSAMLGQSGQALYLGLDYGEVGGPSSDLLIGKQLAGAVLGMRGGYKGLSYDLFLGKPVKKPDGFETASTTAGFNFNWSF, from the coding sequence TTGCTGCCATCCCGTTATGGATTATGGGCGTTATTGATCCTGCTTTACGCAAGCCCCTCCAGCGCAGCGATCGAGCCGATCGACACATCCGCGCAAGAGCAGCTACAGCAGCAGGAACGCCTGCGCATCCTGCGCCAGCAACAGGAAACCGCGCCAGATGCACGCCAGCCTGGCTTGCATCCGTCAGCCCCGCTTGCCTATCCAACCGAGGAGTCTCCCTGCTTCACCATCAGGCAGATCAGCCTTGAAGGCGAACATACCGATCTCTTCCAGTTTGCCTTGCAGAGTGTCCTCCAGGGCGAACACCTCGCCATTGGTCGCTGCCTGGGCGCGCAAGGCATCAATACCGTCATGTCGCATATGCAGAATACCCTCGTCGCCCAGGGCTTTGTCACGACGCGCATCCTGGCCGGGTCGCAGGATCTGAGCAATGGACACCTCCGCCTTACCGTGATTCCCGGCAAGGTGCGGCAGATTCGCTTCGCGCCTGACTCCAGCCCGAGGATACGCTACGGCAACGCATTGCCAATCGCCCCTGGCAACATCCTCAACCTGCGTGCCATCGAACAGGGTCTGGAAAACCTCAAGCGCTCCCCGACTTCAGATGCCGATATCCAGATCGAGCCCGCCAAAGGCAATGCGCAGCCCGGCGAGAGCGACCTAGTGATCCGCTACCACCAGGCCTTGCCTTTCCGTATCACCTTTAGCGCCGACGACGGCGGCTTCGACAGCACCGGCAAATACCAGGGCGGCGTCACGCTCTCTGGCGACAACCTGCTCGGCCTGAGCGATCTCCTCTACATCAACCTCAACCAGGATCTGGGCGGCGGCGACAGAGGCAGCCGCGGCTCACACGGCAAGACCTTGCATTACTCCATCCCTTTCGGCCACTGGCTGCTCGGCGCCACCGGCTCCAACTATCGCTACCACCAGGAAGTCGCCGGGCTCAACCAATCCTACCTCTACAGCGGCCGCACGCAGAATGCCGAATTCCGGCTCAGCCGCATGGTATACCGCTCCGCCGTCAACAAGACACAGATATCCGCGGGAAGCTTCTTCCGCAAGTCATTCAATTACGTGGACGATACGGAAGTAGAAGTACAGCGCCGCCGCACTGCCGGGTGGGCATTGGGCGTTAACCAGAGCTGGTATCTCGGCCAGGCCATATTGGACTATACCTTTACCTTCCGCCGCGGCACTGGCGCACAACAGGCACTCAAGGCGCCCGAGGAAGCATTTGGCGAGGGCACCTCGCGCATGGAAGTGCTCACTGCCGACATCAGCTTCATGACCCCACTTTTCTTCCTGGCGCCATGGGGAAGCCAGTCCCTGCGTTACGCTGCCAACATCCGCGCGCAATCCAACTTCACCCCGCTCACGCCGCAAGACCGCTTCGCCATTGGCAACCGCTATACCGTACGCGGCTTCGACGGCCAGCTCACCCTGAGCGCGGATCACGGCTGGTTCATCCGCAACGACTTCAGCGCCATGCTGGGACAAAGCGGCCAGGCGCTTTATCTCGGGCTTGACTACGGCGAAGTGGGCGGACCATCCAGCGACCTCCTGATCGGCAAGCAACTGGCAGGCGCCGTCCTCGGCATGCGCGGAGGCTACAAAGGACTCAGCTACGACCTGTTCCTGGGCAAACCCGTCAAAAAACCGGATGGGTTCGAGACCGCCAGCACCACCGCCGGATTCAACTTCAATTGGTCGTTCTAG
- a CDS encoding YnfA family protein: MLVLKTFSLFILTALAEILGCYLPYLWLKKDGSVWLLLPAAISLAVFAWLLSLHPTAAGRVYAAYGGVYIFVALGWLWLVDGIRPSTWDFVGVGVALAGMAIIMFAPR; encoded by the coding sequence ATGCTCGTATTGAAAACATTTTCCTTGTTTATCCTGACTGCGCTGGCGGAAATCCTGGGCTGTTACCTGCCTTATCTTTGGCTCAAGAAAGATGGGTCCGTCTGGCTGCTATTGCCCGCCGCCATCAGCCTGGCGGTGTTCGCCTGGCTGTTGAGCCTGCACCCCACCGCCGCAGGCCGTGTATATGCGGCCTATGGCGGGGTGTATATTTTCGTGGCGCTCGGGTGGTTATGGCTGGTAGACGGTATCCGGCCCAGCACCTGGGATTTCGTCGGGGTCGGTGTAGCCCTCGCGGGTATGGCGATCATCATGTTCGCACCACGGTAA
- a CDS encoding amylo-alpha-1,6-glucosidase, translating into MDDQLGTSLETSHASHEAPFVLKARDSFIVMSSLGDIGGASEGLFIDDTRMLSRLSVRLENQRPVLLSAAISEDNVMFISHQTNPELVLPGQVLLPGTLHLERRCLLYDNQLHIRLALENFGTTAVDLSLQLGWQADFVDMFEIRGQRRMRRGQRSRSEISPRHVTMAYEGLDRQQRRSVISFSQAPDSLSEESANFRLHLAPRERWELVLSVDRKPHRASPDAFMKAERKARRQMHRRTMRGAQLHADNPLFSRWLQRARADLALLTSDLPTGPYPYAGIPWFSTPFGRDAIITALQTLWIDPSLAEGVLRYLAEHQSEETSAFRDAQPGKIMHETRKGEMAAMNELPFARYYGGVDTTPLFIMLAGAWYRRTGDRKGLEQLWPALLAAIRWVEERLEENHAGLLSYQRAEDSGLQNQGWKDSADAVSHADGSLASPPIALLEVQGYAWRALQDMADMSKAIDHSPGLAARWESLAEKLRLQVEERFWMENRQFYGLALDGKDTLCEVEGSNAGHLLWSGLPASDRAYHVIQKLLAPAFNSGWGIRTLSEQEIRYNPGAYHNGSVWPHDVAICAAGMARYGEREGVRQLLDNLFEAALCFSLRLPELFCGFSRTRGEQPVLYPVACQPQAWASGAVFMLLQAALGLEIDATGHCVRIVRPQLPSGVNQLTLRHLQVGGEFISVTFQRMGPRTLAFISEPAQPSVKLHLEC; encoded by the coding sequence ATGGACGATCAACTTGGTACATCCCTGGAAACCAGTCACGCCAGCCACGAAGCCCCCTTCGTGCTGAAGGCCAGGGACAGTTTCATCGTCATGAGCAGCCTGGGAGATATTGGCGGCGCCAGTGAGGGACTGTTCATCGACGACACGCGCATGCTGTCCAGGTTGTCCGTCCGCCTTGAGAACCAGCGTCCCGTCCTGCTCTCGGCGGCAATCAGCGAAGACAACGTCATGTTCATTTCTCATCAGACCAACCCGGAGCTGGTCTTGCCGGGACAAGTGCTTCTGCCAGGCACCCTGCACTTGGAAAGGCGCTGCCTGCTCTATGACAATCAGCTCCATATCCGGTTGGCATTGGAGAACTTCGGCACCACCGCCGTCGATCTATCGCTACAGCTCGGCTGGCAGGCAGACTTCGTCGATATGTTCGAGATCCGTGGCCAACGGCGCATGCGGCGCGGTCAGAGAAGTCGCTCAGAAATCAGTCCTCGCCATGTCACGATGGCTTATGAGGGACTCGACCGGCAACAGCGCCGCTCGGTGATCTCCTTCTCGCAGGCACCCGATTCCCTGTCCGAAGAGTCTGCCAACTTCAGGTTGCACCTGGCACCGCGCGAGCGCTGGGAACTGGTGCTGAGCGTGGACCGGAAACCACATCGCGCCAGCCCTGACGCTTTTATGAAGGCAGAACGCAAGGCGCGCCGGCAAATGCACAGGCGCACCATGCGTGGCGCCCAACTTCATGCGGACAACCCCTTGTTCAGCCGCTGGCTGCAGCGGGCGCGGGCCGACTTGGCCTTGCTGACCAGCGACCTGCCCACCGGCCCTTATCCGTATGCAGGCATCCCTTGGTTCTCCACGCCATTCGGGCGCGACGCCATCATCACCGCCCTGCAAACCTTATGGATTGACCCTTCGCTCGCTGAAGGCGTATTGCGCTATCTGGCGGAGCATCAATCCGAAGAGACCTCGGCCTTCCGGGACGCTCAGCCCGGGAAAATCATGCACGAAACCCGCAAGGGGGAAATGGCCGCCATGAATGAACTGCCGTTTGCCCGCTATTACGGCGGTGTCGACACCACGCCCCTGTTTATCATGCTGGCAGGCGCATGGTACAGGCGTACTGGCGATAGGAAGGGGCTTGAGCAGCTTTGGCCCGCCCTTCTCGCAGCCATCCGCTGGGTTGAAGAACGACTGGAGGAAAACCACGCGGGGCTGCTGAGCTACCAGCGAGCAGAAGACAGCGGCCTGCAGAATCAAGGATGGAAAGACAGCGCCGACGCAGTTTCGCATGCCGACGGCAGCCTGGCATCACCACCAATCGCCCTCCTGGAAGTGCAGGGATACGCCTGGCGGGCGCTGCAGGACATGGCCGACATGTCCAAAGCCATCGATCACTCCCCCGGCCTTGCCGCCCGCTGGGAATCGCTCGCCGAGAAACTGCGCCTGCAAGTGGAAGAGCGCTTCTGGATGGAGAACCGCCAGTTCTACGGGCTGGCCCTGGATGGCAAAGACACGTTATGCGAAGTGGAAGGCTCAAACGCTGGACATTTGCTCTGGAGCGGCTTGCCTGCATCAGACCGCGCGTACCATGTCATCCAGAAACTGCTGGCACCGGCATTCAACAGTGGCTGGGGAATTCGCACCTTATCCGAGCAGGAAATCCGCTACAACCCTGGGGCCTACCATAATGGATCGGTCTGGCCGCACGATGTTGCCATCTGCGCGGCCGGCATGGCCCGCTACGGGGAGCGGGAAGGAGTACGGCAGTTGCTCGACAACCTGTTTGAAGCGGCACTCTGCTTCTCGCTGCGCCTGCCCGAGCTGTTCTGCGGCTTCAGCCGCACCCGCGGCGAACAACCCGTACTCTACCCGGTGGCCTGTCAACCGCAAGCCTGGGCCTCGGGAGCCGTATTCATGTTGCTGCAGGCAGCCCTGGGACTGGAGATCGATGCTACCGGCCACTGCGTCAGAATAGTGCGCCCACAATTACCCTCAGGCGTTAACCAATTGACATTGCGGCACCTGCAGGTCGGGGGTGAATTTATCAGCGTGACTTTCCAACGCATGGGCCCGCGGACCCTGGCATTTATCAGCGAACCAGCCCAGCCCAGCGTCAAGCTGCATCTGGAATGCTAA
- a CDS encoding glycosyltransferase family 4 protein translates to MKIAQIAPLFEAVPPRLYGGTERVVASICDALVKAGHQVDLYASGDSQSKARLIPCRERALRLDPAPLKSDIAAHYTLLDEVRRHAGEYDILHFHTDMLHFPFFEPIASKTLTTLHGRLDMADLPNAFKRWRQFPLVSISNDQRRALPGANWAGTVYHGLDPALYRFNPNPQGGYLAFLGRISPEKRPDRAIAIARKAGIPLKIAAKVDAADLNYYNDVIKPLLNQADVEFIGEITDAQKNDFLGNALALLFPVDWPEPFGLVMIEAMACGTPVIAWRCGSVPEIIEPGRNGFIVTDEHQAAAACHAATTLDRAKVREAFDMRFTSDVMAEHYLKLYKRLAASANDDNLMESQVG, encoded by the coding sequence ATGAAAATTGCACAAATTGCCCCTCTTTTTGAAGCCGTCCCGCCCCGCCTTTACGGCGGTACTGAACGCGTAGTCGCAAGCATATGTGATGCGCTGGTCAAAGCCGGTCACCAAGTCGACCTGTATGCATCGGGAGACAGCCAGAGCAAAGCCCGCCTGATTCCCTGCCGGGAGCGCGCGCTGAGGCTGGACCCTGCGCCGCTCAAGTCGGATATCGCGGCCCATTACACTCTCCTGGACGAGGTAAGGCGTCATGCTGGCGAATATGACATTCTTCATTTCCACACCGACATGCTCCACTTCCCGTTCTTCGAGCCGATCGCCTCGAAAACCCTGACAACCCTGCATGGCCGCTTGGACATGGCCGACTTGCCGAATGCATTCAAGCGCTGGCGCCAGTTCCCGCTGGTCTCCATCTCCAACGACCAGCGCCGCGCCCTCCCTGGCGCCAACTGGGCAGGCACGGTCTATCACGGCCTCGATCCGGCGCTGTATCGCTTCAACCCCAACCCACAGGGAGGGTACCTGGCCTTCCTTGGCCGCATTTCCCCGGAAAAACGCCCAGACCGCGCCATCGCCATCGCGCGCAAAGCCGGCATCCCGCTGAAGATTGCCGCAAAGGTGGATGCAGCAGACCTGAATTACTACAATGACGTCATCAAACCCCTGCTGAACCAAGCAGATGTCGAATTCATCGGCGAAATCACGGACGCGCAGAAGAACGACTTCCTGGGCAACGCGCTCGCCCTGCTGTTCCCCGTGGACTGGCCCGAGCCATTCGGACTGGTCATGATCGAGGCCATGGCCTGCGGAACACCGGTGATCGCATGGCGTTGCGGCTCTGTGCCCGAAATCATCGAGCCGGGCAGGAACGGCTTCATCGTCACCGACGAACACCAGGCTGCGGCAGCATGTCATGCTGCCACTACGCTGGATCGTGCCAAGGTGCGCGAGGCATTCGACATGCGCTTCACTTCCGATGTCATGGCAGAGCACTATCTCAAGCTTTACAAGCGGCTTGCGGCAAGCGCCAACGACGATAACCTGATGGAAAGCCAAGTAGGCTGA
- the phoR gene encoding phosphate regulon sensor histidine kinase PhoR yields the protein MQDIRWKALWLGLATLLTCLIIWAFTDAITALLAFSAFLLLYLASHLYWLHRLLQWFRKPELNTMPVGSGIWQDVFSAIYYEKRRHHRSQAQISSALDRFRHAASALPDGVVLLNGNDQIEWCNPTAESQLGLSMRQDAGQPITYLVRPTDFIQYLQAQNYSEPIKLKSWRTIGATLEIQLVPFGINQKLLISRDVSHMEKLETMRRDFIANVSHELRTPLTVVGGFLETLMDMEGAVPESTRAYFGMMQEQTGRMRRLIEDLLTLSQLENSPEAPQETEIDLGTLLNMLLHEGVSLSQGKHEITLEPVEPGLFIKGATEELHSALGNLVSNAVRYTPQGGKINLKLFLRGNDIVFSVRDTGIGIEQQHIDRLTERFYRVDRSRSRETGGTGLGLSIVKHILTRHQGRLEIESEAGKGSIFSAVLPQARLIRKTPQEAQASA from the coding sequence GTGCAAGACATCCGCTGGAAAGCCTTGTGGCTAGGATTAGCCACCCTACTCACCTGCCTGATCATCTGGGCATTCACAGATGCCATCACAGCATTGTTGGCATTCAGTGCCTTTTTGCTGCTATACCTGGCCAGCCACCTCTACTGGCTGCACCGGTTGCTGCAATGGTTCAGGAAGCCAGAACTGAACACCATGCCCGTCGGCAGCGGCATCTGGCAGGATGTGTTCTCCGCGATCTATTACGAGAAGCGTCGGCACCACCGCAGCCAGGCGCAGATCAGTTCCGCGCTTGATCGTTTTCGCCATGCAGCCAGCGCGCTGCCCGACGGCGTCGTCCTGCTCAATGGCAATGACCAGATCGAATGGTGCAACCCAACCGCGGAAAGCCAGCTTGGACTGTCCATGCGCCAGGATGCCGGGCAGCCCATCACCTATCTGGTTCGGCCCACTGACTTCATTCAATACCTGCAAGCACAGAATTATTCCGAGCCGATCAAACTCAAGTCCTGGCGCACCATAGGCGCGACGCTGGAAATCCAACTGGTGCCTTTCGGCATCAATCAGAAGCTTCTGATCTCGCGCGATGTCAGCCACATGGAAAAGCTGGAAACCATGCGCCGCGACTTCATCGCCAATGTCTCGCACGAGCTGCGCACCCCGTTGACTGTAGTGGGCGGTTTTCTGGAAACGTTGATGGACATGGAAGGCGCCGTGCCGGAAAGCACGCGCGCCTATTTCGGCATGATGCAGGAGCAAACCGGCCGCATGCGGCGCCTGATCGAGGACCTGCTCACGCTTTCCCAGCTCGAAAACAGTCCCGAAGCCCCTCAGGAAACCGAGATCGACCTGGGCACCCTGCTCAATATGCTATTGCATGAAGGGGTCAGCCTCAGCCAAGGCAAGCACGAAATTACGCTCGAGCCAGTAGAGCCCGGCTTGTTTATCAAGGGGGCCACGGAAGAGCTCCACAGTGCGCTCGGCAACCTGGTCAGCAATGCCGTGCGCTATACTCCACAAGGCGGCAAGATCAACCTGAAGCTGTTTCTGCGCGGCAATGACATTGTATTCAGCGTGCGCGACACCGGCATCGGCATAGAACAGCAGCACATAGACCGCCTGACCGAGCGCTTCTACCGCGTGGATCGCAGCCGTTCACGCGAAACCGGCGGCACGGGGCTAGGCCTTTCCATCGTCAAGCACATTCTCACTCGCCACCAGGGAAGACTGGAAATCGAATCCGAAGCAGGCAAGGGCAGCATTTTCAGTGCAGTCTTGCCACAAGCTCGGCTGATCCGCAAAACACCGCAAGAAGCACAGGCAAGCGCCTGA
- the phoB gene encoding phosphate regulon transcriptional regulator PhoB, producing MPANILVVEDEPAIQELLALNLTQAGHNPVRALSVEQAQMLIREALPDLILLDWMLPGMSGIEFARKLKSDELTKAIPIIMLTARGEEADKVRGLEVGADDYVTKPFSPRELNARIKAVLRRRAPQMTDDPLEIGGLRLDPMTHRVSGNGKTLELGPTEFRLLHYLMSNPERVHSRTQVLDRVWGDRVFVEDRTVDVHIRRLRRALSESGHEEFIQTVRGVGYRFSAQ from the coding sequence ATGCCAGCGAATATTCTGGTTGTAGAAGACGAACCAGCCATCCAGGAATTGCTTGCGCTCAACTTGACGCAAGCAGGCCACAATCCCGTGCGCGCCCTGAGTGTGGAGCAAGCGCAAATGCTGATCCGCGAAGCCCTGCCAGACCTGATCCTGCTCGACTGGATGCTGCCTGGCATGAGCGGCATCGAGTTTGCGCGCAAGCTGAAGAGCGACGAGCTCACCAAGGCCATCCCCATCATCATGCTGACCGCGCGTGGAGAGGAAGCCGACAAGGTACGCGGCCTGGAAGTCGGTGCAGATGACTATGTCACCAAGCCGTTTAGCCCGAGGGAGCTCAATGCCCGCATCAAGGCAGTACTGCGTCGCCGCGCGCCACAAATGACCGATGACCCGCTCGAAATTGGCGGCCTGCGCCTGGATCCGATGACGCACCGCGTATCAGGCAACGGCAAGACATTGGAACTGGGGCCGACCGAATTCCGCCTGCTGCACTACTTGATGTCCAACCCGGAACGCGTGCATTCCCGCACACAAGTGCTGGACCGTGTATGGGGAGACCGCGTGTTCGTGGAAGACAGGACAGTGGATGTGCATATCCGCCGGCTGCGCCGCGCTCTTTCTGAATCAGGGCACGAGGAGTTCATCCAGACAGTGCGTGGTGTCGGCTACCGTTTCTCCGCACAGTAG
- a CDS encoding OFA family MFS transporter, with the protein MAGFFSKERITAGPGYNRWLVPPAALAVHLSIGMAYGFSVFWLPLSKALGIHEPLACGEDISFWMRAVTTTCDWKVSDLGWMYTLFFVFLGSSAAVFGHWLEHAGPRKAGAVAAVCWGGGLLISAIGVYTHQLWLMWLGSGVIGGIGLGLGYISPVSTLIKWFPDRRGMATGMAIMGFGGGAMIGAPLANTLMNHFATETSIGVWETFATMGVLYFIAMMIGSLGYRVPAHDWKPEGWTPPVSNGNSMITQHHVHVNRAHKTPQFWLLWWVLCLNVSAGIGVIGMASPMLQEVFGGQLIDVPLKLAELDGDQKLQVAAIGAGFAGLLSFFNILGRIGWASCSDFLGRKLTYMIFFALGFVLYVLSPWAGSMGSVALFAGLFCIILTMYGGGFSTIPAYLADIFGTQHVGAIHGRLLTAWATAGVLGPVIVNYLRDYQLDQGVPADHAYNMIMYVLAGLLLVGLVCNLLVRPVAEKHYMTPAELEAEKKVSHAQAQAMAGAAAHRSSTVLVVAVWIAVGIPIMYGIWNTLQKAVILFH; encoded by the coding sequence ATGGCAGGTTTTTTTTCCAAGGAACGTATTACGGCTGGGCCGGGTTATAACCGCTGGCTAGTGCCGCCTGCAGCGCTGGCTGTGCACTTGTCGATCGGCATGGCGTATGGTTTCAGCGTGTTTTGGTTGCCGCTGTCCAAGGCCTTGGGAATTCACGAGCCGCTGGCATGTGGGGAAGATATCAGCTTCTGGATGCGGGCCGTGACGACAACCTGCGACTGGAAGGTCAGCGACCTGGGCTGGATGTATACCTTGTTCTTCGTCTTCCTGGGGTCGTCTGCCGCGGTGTTCGGGCACTGGCTGGAGCATGCTGGGCCACGCAAGGCGGGCGCCGTTGCTGCTGTGTGTTGGGGTGGTGGACTGCTGATTTCCGCAATCGGTGTATATACGCATCAGCTCTGGCTGATGTGGCTGGGCTCGGGTGTGATCGGCGGTATCGGGCTCGGACTGGGTTATATTTCCCCGGTCTCGACCCTGATCAAGTGGTTCCCGGATCGGCGCGGAATGGCAACTGGCATGGCGATCATGGGGTTTGGCGGCGGCGCCATGATAGGAGCGCCGCTCGCCAATACGCTCATGAATCATTTTGCCACCGAGACTTCCATCGGTGTGTGGGAAACCTTTGCCACGATGGGCGTGCTGTACTTCATCGCCATGATGATAGGCTCGCTGGGCTACCGGGTGCCGGCGCATGATTGGAAACCCGAGGGCTGGACACCTCCTGTTAGTAATGGCAATAGCATGATTACGCAGCATCATGTGCATGTGAACCGGGCGCACAAGACGCCGCAATTCTGGCTATTGTGGTGGGTGCTGTGTCTCAATGTCAGTGCCGGTATCGGGGTGATCGGCATGGCGTCTCCAATGTTGCAGGAGGTGTTCGGCGGGCAGCTGATCGATGTGCCGCTCAAGTTGGCGGAGTTGGATGGCGACCAGAAGCTGCAGGTGGCGGCCATCGGTGCCGGGTTTGCCGGCTTGCTGTCCTTCTTCAATATCTTGGGCCGTATAGGCTGGGCATCATGCTCGGATTTCCTGGGACGCAAGCTGACGTATATGATCTTTTTTGCCCTGGGTTTTGTGTTGTATGTGTTATCGCCATGGGCAGGCAGCATGGGCAGTGTGGCGCTGTTTGCAGGTTTATTCTGCATTATCCTCACCATGTATGGTGGTGGTTTTTCCACGATTCCGGCCTATCTGGCCGACATTTTCGGCACCCAGCATGTGGGCGCGATTCATGGGCGCTTGTTGACTGCCTGGGCTACCGCCGGGGTGCTGGGCCCGGTAATCGTGAACTACTTGCGCGATTACCAGCTCGACCAGGGCGTGCCGGCAGACCATGCCTACAACATGATTATGTATGTGCTGGCGGGCCTACTGCTGGTGGGGCTGGTCTGCAACCTGCTGGTGCGCCCGGTGGCGGAGAAGCACTATATGACCCCGGCCGAGTTGGAAGCGGAAAAGAAGGTCTCGCACGCGCAGGCGCAGGCAATGGCAGGAGCAGCCGCTCATAGAAGCAGTACCGTATTGGTTGTGGCGGTGTGGATCGCGGTCGGGATCCCGATCATGTATGGCATCTGGAATACCTTGCAGAAAGCGGTTATCTTGTTCCATTGA
- a CDS encoding DNA-3-methyladenine glycosylase I, whose translation MLLEFVVTEVCRCGWAKRALDVIYHDTEWGVPVHDDRLLFEFLVLEGAQAGLSWSTVLKKREHYRKVFDQFDIAKIAAYDADKAEALLADPGIIRNRLKVHAAISNARATLDIQAKHGSLDAFLWQFVQGTPQVNRWRSLAEVPAQTEVSDQMSKALLKHGFKFVGSTICYAFMQAVGMVNDHVVDCFRHVELLSGASYVVK comes from the coding sequence TTGCTATTGGAATTTGTTGTGACTGAAGTCTGCCGCTGTGGATGGGCCAAGAGAGCCTTGGATGTCATCTATCATGACACGGAGTGGGGCGTGCCCGTGCACGACGACAGGTTGCTGTTCGAGTTCCTGGTGCTCGAAGGCGCCCAGGCCGGGTTGAGCTGGAGCACCGTGCTGAAGAAGCGGGAGCATTACCGCAAGGTATTTGACCAGTTTGATATTGCCAAAATCGCGGCCTACGATGCGGACAAGGCCGAAGCATTGCTTGCGGATCCCGGCATCATTCGCAACCGGCTCAAGGTGCATGCTGCGATCAGCAATGCCCGCGCAACATTGGATATCCAGGCCAAGCACGGTAGCCTGGATGCCTTCCTCTGGCAATTTGTGCAGGGCACGCCCCAGGTTAACCGCTGGCGCAGCCTGGCAGAGGTGCCTGCCCAGACGGAGGTATCTGACCAGATGTCCAAGGCACTGTTGAAGCATGGCTTCAAGTTTGTCGGTTCCACCATCTGCTATGCGTTCATGCAAGCTGTCGGCATGGTCAACGATCATGTCGTTGATTGTTTTCGCCATGTCGAACTGCTGTCCGGCGCCTCTTACGTGGTAAAATAG
- the ribH gene encoding 6,7-dimethyl-8-ribityllumazine synthase has translation MKKITVDLNGKDLRIGIVLSRFNSNIGEGLLKACVDQLHKLGVADDDITLATVPGALEAPAILLQMADSEQFDGLIALGAVIRGETYHFEVVSNESARGISDVQLSTGIPIANAILTTENDEQAEARVAVKGAEAADVVVEMINLLKQL, from the coding sequence ATGAAGAAAATCACAGTAGATTTGAATGGCAAGGATTTGCGCATCGGCATCGTGCTGTCGCGTTTCAACAGCAATATCGGTGAAGGCTTGCTCAAGGCGTGTGTCGATCAGTTGCACAAGTTGGGTGTGGCGGATGACGATATCACGCTCGCCACTGTCCCGGGTGCGCTGGAAGCCCCAGCCATTCTGTTGCAGATGGCAGATAGCGAGCAGTTCGACGGATTGATTGCATTGGGCGCTGTCATCCGTGGCGAAACTTACCATTTCGAGGTCGTTTCCAATGAGTCTGCGCGTGGTATTTCCGATGTGCAGCTGAGCACTGGCATTCCTATCGCCAATGCCATCCTGACGACAGAGAACGATGAGCAGGCCGAGGCACGGGTGGCGGTCAAGGGGGCTGAGGCTGCGGATGTCGTTGTTGAAATGATCAATCTGCTGAAGCAGTTATGA